ACTTGaagtaattacataataaatgcaatatacttatcatgtgattggtttataatttaaaaaaagtgacaAATCACAAAGCAAATATATCACACTTACTCTATGATTGGATTGGTTCGCCCgaatattttttggttttgaagTCATCTCCGCAAGTCAAGTCCACTTCATATACACACAAAATAATCATTGCGAACTGCTAATAACTtcgggggtggggggtggggtgggcGTCATGTTTTCTTGCTTCGCTGTATCGAGTAGACATACAtgtgataatattatttagtctTCATCTGTTTCCGTTATTGCATTTTCTCAAGATTTAGATTTCCATGTTAAGGAAATGTACAATAGGCACACTTTCTTGGTATGTTTAGACATCTGTGTACTTTGTGTTATATTGTTATCGAAGAGATCTTGCGGGTCCGATTATCGGTATGAAGCATGCGTGCCGAGGAATTGCGGCAATGGTCCGAACATTAGCTTTCCGTTCTCTATTCCAGGCCTGCAAGAACCTTATTGTGGATACCCTGGATTTACGCTAAACTGTAGCCAACAAGGGTTTCCAGTACTTCAGTTGCCTGAAAATGAATATGTCGTCCAAGATATTTCCTATCAGACACGAACTCTCCGCGTATATGACGCAGCTGTTTGGAATTCATACGCTACTGGTTGTTTTCCAGGAATCAGAAACACGACTCTCCCGACAAGCACGTTCGGTTTCTCCGGTAACGTGACACGGCTCCGTTTGTTCTCCAACTGCACTAATTCGTCGCCCGAGAATCTTTGGAGGCACAGAGTTGGCTGTGATGGGAATGGTAGAGATAGATGGGATTTGGCGATATATGATAAGGATgagaattttacaaatattgcATTGAAAAACTGCGAGAGAAACGTGGTTGCACCGGTAGAAGATGATGGAAACAGCGGCCCAGGAAATGTTGATGAAGTCTTGAGAAGGGGGTTTGTCTTGAACTGGACAGCAAGTGACTGCAGCAAATGCGAAAAAAGTGGTGGGCGGTGCGGCTTCAATGCGACTATTTACCATTTTAGATGCTTCTGCCCCGGCAGGCCTCATTCTAGGAGATGCAGACCTGGTAAGTTATTCTACAATCTTCTCTCAGATTAATGCCTTTTACTGGCAATACTATGGGTTGTTTGTTTCTCAATCAAGATATGCGGTACGTAGATTGGTTCAGTTCAGAATTGGATTGAGATAATAAAAACAATGAGTTGATCCAACATACATCACATGCAGTCGAGCTAATTCTAAGTTGGTCCCAAGCATCAATACTAAAATTGGCTCAGTCACGTGGCCGAAATCTATCTGATCTTGAATTGGGTCTAATCCGGGCTAATGGGTCGATCCAATTggattgttttttaaataatgcatgatatttaatttttattttattttttaaattaactataaaagtaggttttaaatttttttgaaactctaaaacTTTTATccttattgttttatttttaaattttagtacattaattgaaaatactttttctttatttttttcaaagtttattttaattcttttttgagTTGTTATTATCTAAATTCATTATTGGAAGTTTGTTACTCAAATTATTATCTGCGTTGTGTAGTGTTcactattcttttttctaaatataattttttacttgatttaatttattatttatttatttcataaaataaccataaacttaaataattaataaaaacaaaaaagtgaaCCTGATTCCGGCTTGGGCTGGCCTGGATCGAGCGTCAATTAGGATGGTTCATGGGCTGGATCTGAATGTAAATGGACCCAATTTAAGCTCATTTAAAGTCCTAGGattatctcaaaattgattgtgAACAGTACTGAGTTGGTTTCAGCCGAACTGATCCGGTGCTGGTTGTGTGCTAGCCCAACCGCCGTGCACCTTGTTCACACCCAAGAATCCTAATGATAGCGAAACATGCAAGATTACTTCAAAACTTCCTTAAACTACAGAAATTTTGGAGTCTTTAGAGTTTATAGGAATCCGGCAGATGGTTGTCTGAgattcatatatgttttatttcatgctttcttttgatttaatCAGCTAAGCATAATTCGATATTCTAATGTATTTGCTGTGTTAAAATTCGGGtgcagaaaaaagaaatgagtcGGTGCTGATATTAGCCACAGGTAAACTCCTCAAACAGATATTTAAACcaaaaattcacattttttcCATGCATTTTCTACTCTCCATCTCTGTATGCACTCATTCTATTCAAAGTTTCCTCCTTCCAGTCTTTAGTGTTTCAGACCTTAATCAACTGTAATTTACAGCTATATCTGGAGGTGGAGCCGTCCTTCTTCTGTGCTTATTGATCTCGTTTGTACTCTGGCATTGTAAGAAGAGGATCAAGAAAGTTCACTTCCTTTCAAGAAACACATCCTCTGATCCCTCCTCAAAATCGGACATTGAAACCGGGAGAAGCTACTTTGGCATCCCTATTTTCTCTTACACAGAGCTTGAAGTGGCCACCGGTAACTTTGATGCTTCTAAAGAACTTGGAGATGGAGGCTTTGGAGCTGTGTACCATGGtaagaaaattacaagaaaatcatTGAGAGTTAGTTTTGTTgctaattatgataatttctGTCTTTAGATTATAATTACACGGACTTGGGGATAGCGGATTGAATTTCGTATTGCATcttatattacatttagcgTATACATGCCGTATCATTTTGTTGCAACTAGCTGGCATACTATAATTATTGCAACCTTGTATTTCTGGTAACTAGGAAAGCTCCAGGATGGAAGAGAAGTAGCAATAAAGCGCCTGTACGAGCACAACTACCGCAGAGTGGAGCAATTCATGAATGAAATCAAGATCCTTACATGTTTGAGGCACAAGAATCTTGTTTCGTTGTACGGTTGCACGTCCAGGAGAAGCAAGGAACTTCTGCTTGTTTATGAATACATTCCAAATGGCACAGTGGCCGATCATCTGCACGGTGAGAAAGCCCAAAAAGCACCTCTGTCTTGGCCCGTCCGCATGAACATTGCCATAGAAACTGCATCAGCATTGGCTTACCTCCACAAATCGGACATAATCCACCGTGATGTCAAGACAGACAACATATTACTCGACAACAACTTCTGTGTCAAAGTTGCTGATTTCGGGCTCTCAAGACTCTGTCCTAATAACGTCACACACGTCTCAACTGCCCCTCAGGGTACTCCTGGATACGTCGATCCTGAATATCACCAGTGCTACCAGCTCACTGATAAGAGCGACGTATACAGCTTCGGTGTTGTTCTAGTTGAGCTGCTTTCCTCTATGCCTGCTGTGGATATAAGCAGGAGCAGGGACGAAATCAACTTGGCTAACTTAGCCGTGAACAGGATTCTAAAGCATGCTTTTGATGAACTGTTGGACCCGTCGCTAGGATATGATTATGATGCTGAAGTCAAAAGGATGAGTACTTCAGTGGCTGAGTTAGCATTCCGGTGTTTGCAACTTGAGAAGGAAATGAGGCCTTCAATGGATGAGGTTTTGAGTGTTCTGGAGGAGATTCGGAGCGGTGAGGAGTCGAAATTTGAGGATGTAAGAGAGGGTAGTGATCATAATTGTGTGAGTGGAAAGATGTGGTCAGAAACAGATGATGTTGTATTGTTGAAGAACATGAATTTTGAGTCCTCACCTAATGCTGTGACTGATGTATGGGTTAGTAGCTCTACCATAACAAGTTCAGTTGGCTGAGATTTTCTCTCTTATATGTTTCCTTTCAATTTAGTTGCTTAGGTATAATTGGTAAGAATGTGTTCAAATAACACACTATTTCTTAACAAATGGGTGGGGATGTATAGTCACTCTTCGTCTTCTTGTCTGTACAGTGTTACTAGTAAATTTAGGGATTGTTTGCAAATGTTGAAAATAAGTACTTACACgaatttattactaaaaataagttgataaggtatttttactttataatttttttggatggCTTCAAGTCAAAAGTTATAAACTGTTTCCTACCAACTTTTGCAGTTGATTAGTAAAACtgtaagtataaaattattgttccaACACTccatctttgattttttttttaatttttattttaaaaaattccaacTTTTACTAATacttaacttataatttttttttcacaattgattcttaatacaaaattagaaaCTATAGCAAAAACCCATTTGGTAAGTTGTGTTTTTCACCCTTTTGTTCTCTTTTCAAGAGCTCTCTGACTTCGTTCTGATCTTAGGGATACAGCAAGAGAATggaatttttttcctattcaacATAATAACTGTGAAGATGTTGCCatcaattaattgattaaatagtCACTCTCCTATAAaagacaaatatatttatgtatttgttgaatttaattatttttttatatatcgagataaattattataaattgtattgtttatttaaaaaaacaaaaaaagaaatcaggTCAACCTTGGCACAGGCACACAGCCTTGACGAGAGaccaaaggaaaaaaatattaaaataatatagtaagAAAGGTATGACCTGCCCTCCTCCAAGGGTCTCAAATTATGATGTTTGTAGTCTTTGGACACCCACACCGTCCATGCAACATGTACTTCAACTGCAATTAAAACTCAATATCAGACACCTAtcaacaattaatattattcacTTACTGtagaaacataaataaaagagtatttaatTCAATGCAGCGATGCTTATTCTTGTGGtttcattttgttatttaatctAGAGTTAATAACACTTAGATTCACtctaaaaatgcaaatttattccttcttttaaaaaaataaaattacacttatactccttcaaaaattatttatttatacctGACCTCCTTCTATTATGGTTTGGAAGAAAAATGACAACGTTAGCAAagtatattacataaattttaccCCTTGTTTAACATTCtcaagtatatttttgtatttataaagagataaatataatatatatatatatatgaagtgaggttaacattaatatttttttccttataagtacaaaattattatatgggatgttaaataaagggtaaaattaaaaatttatataattttattgacgttagcatttttcatacaaaaccTAATGAGAAGAGATTAAgtgtaatattgaatttttgaagggggtgtaagtataattttgaaatttttttttaaagaaaaatacaattgtACATTTTTAAAGGAtgtttaagtataattaatccttcaatttaaattttattggcCCATTCTTTTAGTAAATTCGAagtcatgaaattttttagtcccatgctattataatttattttattatttttaattaaattattcagaataaaatattatttaatttattaagatattaatataattatatattcaacgattttaaaaagaataccaaaggaaaaaaaagttattaatttaattttaatggtgGAAGATGTCATGTCTTCAAGGTAAATAACTGAGCTATGAAATCTCActatatttgatttcatattcAATCTATTTTGGGGACGGAGTAGTGGGTGACCCCTAAATTCAATGAACGAAAGCCACCACTTTCAAGTCTTGGCTGGAACTAGAAGTCGTCTCTATGGGGTAAACGTTTGATGCACATATCAAAAATCAACTCGCCAACCATAATGGACTTCGTTGATATCTTGTTTACCCTTCAATTCATCTGTTTCTGTCGTTACACTTTTTGAAGATTTCCAGATGAAGGAAAGTAATTTGCAGACTTCGTTGATATGTTTAGACCTCTGTATATTCCTTGTTATCTTCTTATCAAGAACAACTTCTGCTGCTTATTATCCTTATGAAGCATGTGTCCCCAGGAATTGCGGCCTTGGTCCGAACATAAACTTCCCATTTTACATCCCAGGGCTGCGAGAATCTTTCTGTGGATACCCTGGATTTGCGCTGAATTGTAGCCAACAAGGATTTCCAGTTCTTCAGTTGTCTGGAGATGAATATGTTGTCCAAGAAATTTTCTATGAGACACGATCTCTCCGGGTATACAACGCAGCTGTCTTAAGTTCAAACGGCACTGGTTGTCTTCCAAGAACGATCAGAAACACGACTCTCCCGACAAGCACGTTCGGTTTCTCCGGTAACGTGACACGGCTCCGTTTGTTCTCCAACTGCACTAATTCGTCGCCCGAGAATCTTTGGAGGCACAGAGTTGGCTGTGATGGGAATGGTAGAGATAGATGGGATTTGGCGATATATGATAAGGATgagaattttacaaatattgcATTGAAAAACTGCGAGAGAAACGTGGTTGCACCGGTAGAAGATGATGGAAACAGCGGCCCAGGAAATGTTGATGAAGTCTTGAGAAGGGGGTTTGTCTTGAACTGGACAGCAAATGACTGCAGTCCATGTGAACTAAGTGGTGGCCGTTGCGGCTTCAATGAGACTATTTACCATTTTAGATGCTTCTGCCCTGACAGGCCTCATTCTAGGAGCTGCAGACTTGGTAAGTTATTCTCCAATCTTCTCTCAGATTGCTTTGGAAACACATACAAGAGCTAGATCCGAAAGTAATAAATGCGTTCCTTCACCGTCCGGACGGTTTTGATAATTGATACTGGTGTTACAAGATATGTGATTGCGCTCAATTTGGGTTAAGTTCCAGCTTGGATTACTTAgaacaatcttatatatattcataatttggAGGGTGCACCATATCAGAGACCAGTCTCATGcgttttattcttttctcgTTCAACTGAGTAGGAATCCGAAACTAtgaatttctcttttctttttgtctctCATGAATTATGACTGATTCGAGAAATCCACTTTTGGTGATTTCAGTTTCAGGAAAAAGcagactaaaaataattttaataccaAGTAAGTATATATTAACTCTCAACAATAAAGGTATACAACTCTTCTCgggttatttttgttttatgaaatgTCCTCTTCTCACGACAGGTTTTGCGGCTGCTCTAATTGTAGTAACCACCTTCTTATTAGTCTTAGTGATTTTGATCAAGAGGAAGAGGATGAAGAATGCATTCAACTACAAGAAGGTGGAAGTCTTTTTGAAGAACCATGGAAGTCTTGCACCACGAAGATACAAATACTCAGAACTCAAGAAAATGACCAAGTCATTCAGTGACCACTTAGGCAGAGGAGGGTATGGGAATGTCTATAAAGGAAAGTCGCAAGACGGGCGTCTCTTGGCCATCAAAATTCTAAACGAATCCAGAGATGATGGGGAGGAATTCGTGAATGAGGTCGCGAGCATCAGTGCAACTTCCCATGTTAACATTGTCACACTTGTCGGATTCT
The window above is part of the Sesamum indicum cultivar Zhongzhi No. 13 linkage group LG2, S_indicum_v1.0, whole genome shotgun sequence genome. Proteins encoded here:
- the LOC105156361 gene encoding LEAF RUST 10 DISEASE-RESISTANCE LOCUS RECEPTOR-LIKE PROTEIN KINASE-like 1.2; this encodes MYNRHTFLVCLDICVLCVILLSKRSCGSDYRYEACVPRNCGNGPNISFPFSIPGLQEPYCGYPGFTLNCSQQGFPVLQLPENEYVVQDISYQTRTLRVYDAAVWNSYATGCFPGIRNTTLPTSTFGFSGNVTRLRLFSNCTNSSPENLWRHRVGCDGNGRDRWDLAIYDKDENFTNIALKNCERNVVAPVEDDGNSGPGNVDEVLRRGFVLNWTASDCSKCEKSGGRCGFNATIYHFRCFCPGRPHSRRCRPEKRNESVLILATAISGGGAVLLLCLLISFVLWHCKKRIKKVHFLSRNTSSDPSSKSDIETGRSYFGIPIFSYTELEVATGNFDASKELGDGGFGAVYHGKLQDGREVAIKRLYEHNYRRVEQFMNEIKILTCLRHKNLVSLYGCTSRRSKELLLVYEYIPNGTVADHLHGEKAQKAPLSWPVRMNIAIETASALAYLHKSDIIHRDVKTDNILLDNNFCVKVADFGLSRLCPNNVTHVSTAPQGTPGYVDPEYHQCYQLTDKSDVYSFGVVLVELLSSMPAVDISRSRDEINLANLAVNRILKHAFDELLDPSLGYDYDAEVKRMSTSVAELAFRCLQLEKEMRPSMDEVLSVLEEIRSGEESKFEDVREGSDHNCVSGKMWSETDDVVLLKNMNFESSPNAVTDVWVSSSTITSSVG
- the LOC105156733 gene encoding LEAF RUST 10 DISEASE-RESISTANCE LOCUS RECEPTOR-LIKE PROTEIN KINASE-like 2.1 isoform X4, yielding MKESNLQTSLICLDLCIFLVIFLSRTTSAAYYPYEACVPRNCGLGPNINFPFYIPGLRESFCGYPGFALNCSQQGFPVLQLSGDEYVVQEIFYETRSLRVYNAAVLSSNGTGCLPRTIRNTTLPTSTFGFSGNVTRLRLFSNCTNSSPENLWRHRVGCDGNGRDRWDLAIYDKDENFTNIALKNCERNVVAPVEDDGNSGPGNVDEVLRRGFVLNWTANDCSPCELSGGRCGFNETIYHFRCFCPDRPHSRSCRLVLVILIKRKRMKNAFNYKKVEVFLKNHGSLAPRRYKYSELKKMTKSFSDHLGRGGYGNVYKGKSQDGRLLAIKILNESRDDGEEFVNEVASISATSHVNIVTLVGFCFEGSKRALVYEFMPNGSLDRFICGTSLSDADRLEWGKLFEIAVGIARGLEYLHRGCNTRILHLDIKPHNILLDKDFNPKISDFGLAKLCPDRASIISMSGTRGTIGYIAPEVFCRNFGDVSHKSDVYSYGMMVLDIVGERRNNNPKIDHDHSSQTYFPHWIYKHLELNDEDGIVGGEECHLIKRKLAIVGLWCIQTNPKDRPSMSRVVEMLDGRVESLQVPPKPYLSSPPRPAAAHDASVSDSSM
- the LOC105156733 gene encoding LEAF RUST 10 DISEASE-RESISTANCE LOCUS RECEPTOR-LIKE PROTEIN KINASE-like 2.1 isoform X2; amino-acid sequence: MKESNLQTSLICLDLCIFLVIFLSRTTSAAYYPYEACVPRNCGLGPNINFPFYIPGLRESFCGYPGFALNCSQQGFPVLQLSGDEYVVQEIFYETRSLRVYNAAVLSSNGTGCLPRTIRNTTLPTSTFGFSGNVTRLRLFSNCTNSSPENLWRHRVGCDGNGRDRWDLAIYDKDENFTNIALKNCERNVVAPVEDDGNSGPGNVDEVLRRGFVLNWTANDCSPCELSGGRCGFNETIYHFRCFCPDRPHSRSCRLVSGKSRLKIILIPSKYILTLNNKVLVILIKRKRMKNAFNYKKVEVFLKNHGSLAPRRYKYSELKKMTKSFSDHLGRGGYGNVYKGKSQDGRLLAIKILNESRDDGEEFVNEVASISATSHVNIVTLVGFCFEGSKRALVYEFMPNGSLDRFICGTSLSDADRLEWGKLFEIAVGIARGLEYLHRGCNTRILHLDIKPHNILLDKDFNPKISDFGLAKLCPDRASIISMSGTRGTIGYIAPEVFCRNFGDVSHKSDVYSYGMMVLDIVGERRNNNPKIDHDHSSQTYFPHWIYKHLELNDEDGIVGGEECHLIKRKLAIVGLWCIQTNPKDRPSMSRVVEMLDGRVESLQVPPKPYLSSPPRPAAAHDASVSDSSM
- the LOC105156733 gene encoding LEAF RUST 10 DISEASE-RESISTANCE LOCUS RECEPTOR-LIKE PROTEIN KINASE-like 2.1 isoform X1 — encoded protein: MKESNLQTSLICLDLCIFLVIFLSRTTSAAYYPYEACVPRNCGLGPNINFPFYIPGLRESFCGYPGFALNCSQQGFPVLQLSGDEYVVQEIFYETRSLRVYNAAVLSSNGTGCLPRTIRNTTLPTSTFGFSGNVTRLRLFSNCTNSSPENLWRHRVGCDGNGRDRWDLAIYDKDENFTNIALKNCERNVVAPVEDDGNSGPGNVDEVLRRGFVLNWTANDCSPCELSGGRCGFNETIYHFRCFCPDRPHSRSCRLVSGKSRLKIILIPSFAAALIVVTTFLLVLVILIKRKRMKNAFNYKKVEVFLKNHGSLAPRRYKYSELKKMTKSFSDHLGRGGYGNVYKGKSQDGRLLAIKILNESRDDGEEFVNEVASISATSHVNIVTLVGFCFEGSKRALVYEFMPNGSLDRFICGTSLSDADRLEWGKLFEIAVGIARGLEYLHRGCNTRILHLDIKPHNILLDKDFNPKISDFGLAKLCPDRASIISMSGTRGTIGYIAPEVFCRNFGDVSHKSDVYSYGMMVLDIVGERRNNNPKIDHDHSSQTYFPHWIYKHLELNDEDGIVGGEECHLIKRKLAIVGLWCIQTNPKDRPSMSRVVEMLDGRVESLQVPPKPYLSSPPRPAAAHDASVSDSSM
- the LOC105156733 gene encoding LEAF RUST 10 DISEASE-RESISTANCE LOCUS RECEPTOR-LIKE PROTEIN KINASE-like 2.1 isoform X3; the protein is MKESNLQTSLICLDLCIFLVIFLSRTTSAAYYPYEACVPRNCGLGPNINFPFYIPGLRESFCGYPGFALNCSQQGFPVLQLSGDEYVVQEIFYETRSLRVYNAAVLSSNGTGCLPRTIRNTTLPTSTFGFSGNVTRLRLFSNCTNSSPENLWRHRVGCDGNGRDRWDLAIYDKDENFTNIALKNCERNVVAPVEDDGNSGPGNVDEVLRRGFVLNWTANDCSPCELSGGRCGFNETIYHFRCFCPDRPHSRSCRLGFAAALIVVTTFLLVLVILIKRKRMKNAFNYKKVEVFLKNHGSLAPRRYKYSELKKMTKSFSDHLGRGGYGNVYKGKSQDGRLLAIKILNESRDDGEEFVNEVASISATSHVNIVTLVGFCFEGSKRALVYEFMPNGSLDRFICGTSLSDADRLEWGKLFEIAVGIARGLEYLHRGCNTRILHLDIKPHNILLDKDFNPKISDFGLAKLCPDRASIISMSGTRGTIGYIAPEVFCRNFGDVSHKSDVYSYGMMVLDIVGERRNNNPKIDHDHSSQTYFPHWIYKHLELNDEDGIVGGEECHLIKRKLAIVGLWCIQTNPKDRPSMSRVVEMLDGRVESLQVPPKPYLSSPPRPAAAHDASVSDSSM